Within Sphingobium sp. KCTC 72723, the genomic segment GGACTCCACGCGACCGCCAAAGACGCGCGCGTTGGCGACACCGACATGGACAATGGCATCGTTCAGAAAGTCGATCCGCTTGCGGCGGGATTCCACCATCAGCACCGGGCGATCGGACAGGCAGGCGACAACTATGCCGGGCAGACCCGCGCCGGAACCCAGGTCGATCCACTCGCCTTCCCCCGCCGAAGTTGCGTGCATCAAAAGCTGCGCTGAATCCACGATATGGCGCGCCCAGACATGCGGCCTTGTCGATTCCGCGATCAAGTTTTGCTCATCCATTGCGCTTAAAAGAATGGCGACATAGCGTTCCAGCCGGTCCCATGTTTCACGTGGAACAGCAAAATGCGCGTCGATCCAGCCACGCGCTTCCTTTTCCGTCATGCCGCCACCCGACGAACATGGACGAGGATAGCGGCCAGCGCCGCCGGAGTAATGCCGCGAATTCTGCTGGCCGCCGCCAGCGTGTCGGGTCGGGCCGCCTCAAGCCGCTCGATCATTTCGGCGGACAATCCACCGATGCTGCGGAACGCGAAATCGGCGGGGATATAGATGCGTTCATTGCGGCGCAGGTCGGCAATTTCGGCGTCCTGCCGGTCGAGATAGGGAGCATAATGCGTATCCTCCAATATTTCGGCGCG encodes:
- the rsmG gene encoding 16S rRNA (guanine(527)-N(7))-methyltransferase RsmG, which translates into the protein MTEKEARGWIDAHFAVPRETWDRLERYVAILLSAMDEQNLIAESTRPHVWARHIVDSAQLLMHATSAGEGEWIDLGSGAGLPGIVVACLSDRPVLMVESRRKRIDFLNDAIVHVGVANARVFGGRVESVPATAAAIISARAYAPLPKLFSSALHLSDKNTLWVLPKGRNAQNELEAARPTWQAKAKVEPSVTDGESAIIVARAVQPVARRKGRA